The proteins below are encoded in one region of Pseudomonas ekonensis:
- the putA gene encoding trifunctional transcriptional regulator/proline dehydrogenase/L-glutamate gamma-semialdehyde dehydrogenase, translated as MATTTLGVKLDDPTRERLKAAATSIDRTPHWLIKQAIFNYLEKLEGGATLNELNGLAVKDADDAGEVHVDHAHQCFLEFAESILPQSVLRAAITAAYRRPEPEVVPMLIEQARLPAPMAEATNKLAATIAEKLRNQKSAGGRAGIVQGLLQEFSLSSQEGVALMCLAEALLRIPDKGTRDALIRDKISTGNWQPHLGNSPSLFVNAATWGLLLTGKLVSTHNEAGLTSSLSRIIGKSGEPMIRKGVDMAMRLMGEQFVTGETIAEALANASKFEAKGFRYSYDMLGEAALTEHDAQKYLASYEQAIHSIGKASHGRGIYEGPGISIKLSALHPRYSRAQYERVMDELYPRLLSLTLLAKQYDIGLNIDAEEADRLELSLDLLERLCFEPQLTGWNGIGFVIQAYQKRCPYVIDYVIDLARRSRHRLMIRLVKGAYWDSEIKRAQLEGLEGYPVYTRKVYTDVSYIACARKLLSVPEVIYPQFATHNAHTLSAIYHIAGQNYYPGQYEFQCLHGMGEPLYEQVVGKVAEGKLNRPCRVYAPVGTHETLLAYLVRRLLENGANTSFVNRIADQSISIQELVADPVASIEQMATVEGGFGLPHPRIPLPRDLYGSERANSSGIDMANEHRLASLSCALLATAHNNWKAAPMLGCASSNEAPAPVLNPSDHRDVVGHVQEATVDDVNNAIQCALSAAPIWQATPPAERAAILERAADLMEGEIQPLMGLLAREAGKTFANAIAEVREAVDFLRYYAVQARNDFSNDAHRPLGPVVCISPWNFPLAIFSGQVAAALAAGNPVLAKPAEQTPLVAAQAVRLLLEAGIPEGVLQLLPGRGETVGAGLVGDERVKGVMFTGSTEVARLLQRNIAGRLDNQGRPIPLIAETGGQNAMIVDSSALTEQVVIDVVSSAFDSAGQRCSALRVLCLQEDSADRVIEMLKGAMAESRLGNPERLAVDIGPVIDAEAKAGIEKHIQGMRDKGRSVYQVAIADAEEVKRGTFVMPTLIELESFDELQREIFGPVLHVVRYKRKDIDQLIGQINASGYGLTLGVHTRIDETIAKVIDNVNAGNVYVNRNIVGAVVGVQPFGGEGLSGTGPKAGGPLYLYRLLSTRPTDAIEQSFARGDAANAPDVRLRDAMAKPLAALKAWADSNQYADLSTLCVQYGAQSQSGITRLLAGPTGERNSYTILPREHVLCLADIEGDLLTQLAAVLAVGGSAVWPESDTSKALFARLPKDIQARIKRVADWNKDETVFDAVLHHGHSDQLRAVCEQVAKRSGAIVGVQGLSQGETNIALERLVIERALSVNTAAAGGNASLMTIG; from the coding sequence ATGGCTACCACCACCCTTGGGGTCAAACTCGACGACCCGACCCGCGAGCGCCTGAAAGCCGCCGCGACCTCGATTGACCGCACGCCGCACTGGCTGATCAAACAGGCGATTTTCAATTACCTGGAAAAACTCGAGGGTGGTGCAACCCTGAACGAGCTCAACGGCCTGGCCGTCAAGGACGCCGATGATGCGGGCGAAGTCCACGTGGACCACGCCCACCAATGTTTCCTCGAATTCGCCGAAAGCATCCTGCCGCAATCGGTGCTGCGCGCCGCGATCACCGCCGCCTACCGTCGCCCCGAGCCGGAAGTGGTGCCGATGCTGATCGAACAGGCCCGCCTGCCGGCGCCGATGGCCGAGGCCACCAACAAGCTCGCCGCGACCATCGCGGAAAAGCTGCGCAACCAGAAGAGCGCCGGCGGCCGTGCCGGCATCGTCCAGGGCCTGCTGCAGGAATTCTCCCTGTCGTCCCAGGAAGGCGTGGCGCTGATGTGCCTGGCCGAAGCGCTGCTGCGCATCCCGGACAAGGGCACCCGCGACGCCCTGATCCGCGACAAGATCAGCACCGGCAACTGGCAGCCGCACCTGGGCAACAGCCCGTCGCTGTTCGTCAACGCCGCCACCTGGGGCCTGCTGCTGACCGGCAAGCTGGTCTCCACCCACAACGAAGCGGGCCTGACCTCGTCCCTGAGCCGCATCATCGGCAAGAGCGGCGAGCCGATGATCCGCAAGGGCGTGGACATGGCCATGCGCCTGATGGGCGAGCAGTTCGTCACCGGCGAAACCATCGCCGAAGCGCTGGCCAACGCGAGCAAGTTCGAAGCCAAGGGCTTCCGCTACTCCTACGACATGCTCGGCGAAGCCGCGCTGACCGAACACGACGCCCAGAAGTACCTGGCCTCGTACGAACAAGCCATCCACTCGATCGGCAAAGCGTCCCACGGCCGTGGGATCTATGAAGGCCCGGGCATCTCGATCAAGCTGTCCGCCCTGCACCCGCGCTACAGCCGCGCCCAGTACGAGCGCGTGATGGACGAGCTGTACCCGCGCCTGCTGTCGCTGACCCTGCTGGCCAAGCAGTACGACATCGGCCTGAACATCGACGCCGAAGAGGCCGACCGCCTCGAACTGTCGCTGGACCTGCTGGAGCGCCTGTGCTTCGAGCCGCAGCTGACCGGCTGGAACGGCATCGGCTTCGTGATCCAGGCCTACCAGAAGCGCTGCCCGTACGTGATCGACTACGTGATCGACCTGGCGCGCCGCAGCCGCCACCGTCTGATGATCCGCCTGGTGAAAGGCGCGTACTGGGACAGCGAGATCAAACGCGCCCAGCTCGAAGGCCTGGAAGGCTACCCGGTCTACACCCGCAAGGTGTACACCGACGTTTCCTACATCGCCTGCGCGCGCAAACTGCTGTCGGTGCCGGAAGTCATCTACCCGCAGTTCGCCACCCACAACGCCCACACGCTGTCGGCCATCTACCACATCGCCGGTCAGAACTATTACCCGGGCCAGTACGAGTTCCAGTGCCTGCACGGCATGGGCGAACCGCTGTACGAACAAGTCGTAGGCAAAGTCGCCGAAGGCAAGCTGAACCGTCCGTGCCGCGTGTACGCCCCGGTCGGCACCCACGAGACACTGCTCGCCTACCTGGTGCGCCGCCTGCTGGAAAACGGCGCGAACACCTCGTTCGTCAACCGCATCGCCGACCAGTCGATCTCGATCCAGGAACTGGTGGCCGATCCGGTCGCCAGCATCGAGCAGATGGCCACCGTGGAAGGCGGCTTCGGCCTGCCGCACCCGCGCATTCCGCTGCCGCGTGACCTGTACGGCTCCGAGCGCGCCAACTCCAGCGGCATCGACATGGCCAACGAACACCGTCTGGCGTCGTTGTCCTGCGCCCTGCTGGCCACCGCGCACAACAACTGGAAAGCCGCGCCGATGCTCGGCTGTGCCTCCAGCAACGAAGCGCCGGCGCCGGTGCTGAACCCGTCGGACCACCGCGACGTGGTCGGCCACGTGCAGGAAGCCACCGTCGACGACGTCAACAATGCGATCCAGTGCGCCCTGAGCGCCGCGCCGATCTGGCAGGCCACCCCGCCGGCCGAACGCGCCGCGATCCTCGAGCGCGCCGCCGACCTGATGGAAGGCGAGATCCAGCCGCTGATGGGCCTGCTGGCCCGCGAAGCCGGCAAGACCTTCGCCAACGCCATCGCCGAAGTCCGCGAAGCCGTGGATTTCCTGCGCTACTACGCGGTGCAGGCCCGCAACGATTTCAGCAACGACGCCCACCGACCGCTGGGCCCTGTGGTGTGCATCAGCCCGTGGAACTTCCCGCTGGCGATCTTCAGCGGCCAGGTCGCCGCCGCGCTGGCCGCCGGTAACCCGGTGCTGGCCAAGCCGGCCGAACAGACCCCGCTGGTGGCCGCCCAGGCCGTGCGCCTGCTGCTCGAAGCCGGGATTCCGGAAGGCGTGCTGCAATTGCTGCCGGGCCGCGGCGAGACCGTCGGCGCTGGCCTCGTGGGCGACGAGCGCGTCAAAGGCGTGATGTTCACCGGCTCCACCGAAGTGGCGCGCCTGCTGCAGCGCAACATCGCCGGCCGTCTGGACAACCAGGGCCGTCCGATCCCGCTGATCGCCGAGACCGGCGGCCAGAACGCGATGATCGTCGACTCTTCGGCGCTGACCGAACAGGTGGTGATCGACGTGGTGTCCTCGGCGTTCGACAGCGCCGGCCAGCGTTGCTCGGCCCTGCGCGTGCTGTGCCTGCAGGAAGATTCCGCCGACCGCGTCATCGAAATGCTCAAGGGCGCGATGGCCGAATCCCGCCTCGGCAACCCTGAGCGCCTGGCCGTGGACATCGGTCCTGTGATCGACGCCGAAGCCAAGGCCGGCATCGAGAAGCACATCCAGGGCATGCGCGACAAAGGCCGCAGCGTGTACCAGGTGGCCATCGCCGACGCCGAGGAAGTCAAGCGCGGCACCTTCGTCATGCCGACCCTGATCGAGCTGGAAAGCTTCGATGAGCTGCAGCGCGAAATCTTCGGTCCGGTGCTGCACGTGGTGCGCTACAAGCGCAAGGACATCGACCAGCTGATCGGCCAGATCAACGCTTCGGGCTACGGCCTGACCCTGGGCGTGCACACCCGCATCGACGAGACCATCGCCAAGGTGATCGACAACGTCAACGCCGGCAACGTCTACGTCAACCGCAACATCGTCGGCGCCGTGGTCGGCGTCCAGCCGTTCGGCGGCGAAGGCCTGTCGGGCACCGGCCCGAAAGCCGGCGGCCCGCTGTACCTGTACCGCCTGCTGTCCACCCGCCCGACCGACGCCATCGAGCAGTCGTTCGCCCGCGGCGACGCAGCCAACGCGCCGGACGTGCGCCTGCGCGACGCCATGGCCAAGCCGCTGGCCGCCCTGAAAGCCTGGGCCGACAGCAACCAGTACGCCGACCTCAGCACCCTGTGCGTGCAGTACGGCGCCCAGTCGCAGAGCGGCATCACCCGCCTGCTGGCCGGTCCGACCGGCGAGCGCAACAGCTACACGATCCTGCCGCGCGAGCACGTGCTGTGCCTGGCGGACATCGAAGGCGACCTGCTGACGCAACTGGCGGCGGTACTGGCGGTGGGCGGCTCGGCGGTCTGGCCGGAGTCCGACACCAGCAAGGCACTCTTCGCACGCCTGCCGAAAGACATTCAGGCGCGGATCAAGCGCGTGGCCGACTGGAACAAGGACGAGACGGTGTTCGACGCCGTGTTGCACCACGGTCACTCCGACCAGTTGCGCGCAGTGTGCGAGCAGGTGGCCAAGCGCAGCGGCGCGATCGTCGGCGTCCAGGGACTGTCCCAGGGCGAGACCAACATTGCGCTGGAGCGTCTGGTGATCGAGCGGGCGTTGAGCGTCAACACCGCCGCGGCGGGCGGCAACGCCAGCCTGATGACCATCGGCTAA
- the putP gene encoding sodium/proline symporter PutP, which yields MSASNPTLITFVIYIAAMVLIGFMAYRSTNNLSDYILGGRSLGSVVTALSAGASDMSGWLLMGLPGAIYMSGLSESWIAIGLIVGAYLNWLFVAGRLRVQTEHNGDALTLPDYFASRFEDKSGLLRIISAVVILVFFTIYCASGIVAGARLFESTFGMSYETALWAGAAATIAYTFVGGFLAVSWTDTVQATLMIFALILTPIIVLLATGGVDTTFLAIEANDPGNFDMLKGTTFIGIISLMGWGLGYFGQPHILARFMAADSVKSIANARRISMTWMILCLGGTVAVGFFGIAYFSANPAVATPVSENHERVFIELAKLLFNPWIAGVLLSAILAAVMSTLSCQLLVCSSALTEDFYKTFLRKSASQVELVWVGRAMVLLVALIAIAMAANPENRVLGLVSYAWAGFGAAFGPVVLISVIWKGMTRNGALAGILVGAVTVIVWKHFELLGLYEIIPGFIFASLAIYLVSLMGQPSAGMIQRFEAAEQDYHLNK from the coding sequence ATGAGCGCAAGCAATCCAACACTGATCACGTTCGTGATCTACATCGCAGCAATGGTGCTGATCGGCTTCATGGCCTATCGCTCCACCAACAACCTCTCCGACTACATTCTTGGCGGCCGCAGCCTCGGCAGCGTCGTGACGGCCCTGTCCGCCGGTGCCTCCGACATGAGCGGCTGGCTGCTGATGGGCCTGCCGGGCGCCATCTACATGTCCGGCCTGTCCGAAAGCTGGATCGCCATCGGCCTGATCGTCGGCGCCTACCTGAACTGGCTGTTCGTCGCCGGCCGCCTGCGGGTGCAGACCGAGCACAACGGCGATGCGCTGACCCTGCCGGACTACTTCGCCAGCCGTTTCGAAGACAAGAGCGGCCTGCTGCGGATCATCTCGGCGGTGGTGATCCTGGTGTTCTTCACCATCTACTGCGCGTCCGGCATCGTGGCCGGCGCCCGCCTGTTCGAAAGCACCTTCGGCATGTCCTATGAGACCGCGCTGTGGGCCGGCGCCGCCGCCACCATCGCCTACACCTTCGTCGGCGGCTTCCTGGCGGTGAGCTGGACCGACACCGTCCAGGCCACCCTGATGATCTTCGCCCTGATCCTCACGCCGATCATCGTGCTGCTGGCCACCGGCGGCGTGGACACTACGTTCCTGGCCATCGAGGCCAACGACCCGGGCAACTTCGACATGCTCAAGGGCACCACCTTCATCGGCATCATCTCGCTGATGGGCTGGGGCCTGGGCTACTTCGGCCAGCCGCACATCCTGGCGCGCTTCATGGCCGCCGATTCGGTGAAGTCCATCGCCAACGCCCGCCGCATCTCCATGACCTGGATGATCCTGTGCCTGGGCGGCACCGTGGCCGTGGGCTTCTTCGGCATCGCATACTTCTCGGCCAACCCGGCCGTGGCCACCCCGGTCAGCGAGAACCACGAGCGCGTGTTCATCGAACTGGCCAAGCTGCTGTTCAACCCGTGGATCGCCGGTGTGCTGCTGTCGGCCATCCTGGCGGCGGTGATGAGCACCCTGAGCTGCCAACTGCTGGTGTGCTCGAGCGCCCTGACCGAAGACTTCTACAAGACCTTCCTGCGCAAATCCGCCTCGCAGGTGGAACTGGTATGGGTCGGCCGCGCCATGGTGCTGCTGGTGGCGCTGATCGCCATCGCCATGGCGGCCAATCCGGAAAACCGCGTACTGGGCCTGGTGTCCTACGCCTGGGCCGGTTTCGGCGCGGCGTTCGGCCCTGTGGTGCTGATCTCGGTGATCTGGAAAGGCATGACCCGCAACGGCGCACTGGCCGGCATCCTGGTCGGCGCGGTCACCGTGATCGTGTGGAAGCATTTCGAACTGCTGGGCCTGTACGAAATCATTCCGGGCTTCATCTTCGCCAGCCTGGCGATCTACCTGGTCAGCCTGATGGGCCAGCCGAGCGCCGGCATGATCCAGCGCTTTGAAGCGGCCGAGCAGGATTACCACCTGAACAAGTGA